The Planococcus donghaensis genome contains a region encoding:
- the pdxT gene encoding pyridoxal 5'-phosphate synthase glutaminase subunit PdxT → MKRVGVLALQGAVREHIKSVQACGAEAIAVKWPKDLENLDGLILPGGESTTMRRLIDRYGLMEPLREFAQTGKPMFGTCAGLILLAETVVGNQDAHLGVMDVTVERNSFGRQVDSFEAPLEIRGIDGAFEAVFIRAPHIVSVGAEAEVLCVHNDKIVMARDGQFLGCSFHPELTDDHRITDYFLSMIQDKSDLLLPNPSTYSKV, encoded by the coding sequence ATGAAACGAGTGGGGGTTCTTGCGTTGCAAGGAGCTGTTCGTGAGCATATTAAGTCGGTTCAAGCGTGCGGAGCGGAAGCGATTGCTGTTAAGTGGCCGAAAGACCTTGAAAATTTAGATGGGTTAATCTTACCAGGTGGGGAAAGCACAACGATGCGCCGTTTAATTGATCGCTACGGCTTGATGGAACCACTTCGTGAGTTTGCCCAAACAGGAAAACCGATGTTTGGCACATGTGCGGGATTGATACTACTTGCTGAAACAGTCGTTGGTAACCAAGATGCACATTTAGGTGTGATGGATGTTACCGTTGAACGAAATTCATTTGGTCGACAAGTGGATAGTTTTGAAGCACCGCTTGAGATTAGAGGTATTGATGGAGCTTTTGAAGCGGTCTTTATCCGAGCGCCGCATATTGTCAGTGTCGGAGCAGAAGCTGAGGTGTTGTGTGTGCATAATGACAAAATTGTGATGGCGAGAGATGGCCAATTTCTCGGCTGTTCCTTCCATCCCGAATTGACAGATGATCACCGCATCACCGATTATTTTTTAAGCATGATTCAAGACAAGTCAGACCTTCTCTTGCCAAACCCATCAACTTATAGTAAAGTATGA
- a CDS encoding alpha/beta fold hydrolase, with translation MDNLNFRYIETNGITLHTAIAGPEDGPLVVLLHGFPEFWFGWKNQIQPLAEKGYRVVAPDQRGYNLSDKPEGINHYTIDYLRDDVIGIIEFFHKKKAIIIGHDWGGAVAWHLAATRPEYVEKLIVLNIPHPRAMPRVLMKNPLQWMKSSYIAFFQLPNLPEKALGMREFKVMQRGIEKSSNPAAFSTSEIAQYKTAWSQSDALTAMLNWYRAIRKGSFKQLAESKINVPVRIIWGVGDQFLSPMLAKESMSFCKEVNLAFVGEATHWIQHEQPEIVNHLIDQFINE, from the coding sequence ATGGACAACCTAAACTTTCGCTATATCGAGACGAACGGCATCACACTACATACGGCCATAGCTGGTCCAGAAGACGGCCCTTTAGTTGTTTTGTTGCACGGCTTTCCAGAATTTTGGTTTGGTTGGAAAAATCAAATTCAGCCCTTGGCGGAAAAAGGCTACCGAGTAGTGGCACCTGATCAACGTGGCTATAACTTGAGTGATAAGCCTGAAGGAATCAATCATTACACCATTGATTATTTACGAGATGATGTGATTGGGATTATTGAATTTTTTCATAAAAAGAAAGCGATTATTATTGGTCATGATTGGGGTGGTGCAGTGGCTTGGCATTTAGCAGCTACGCGTCCAGAATATGTCGAGAAATTGATCGTGTTGAACATTCCTCACCCACGGGCAATGCCACGGGTGTTAATGAAAAATCCATTGCAATGGATGAAAAGCTCTTATATTGCGTTTTTCCAATTGCCAAACTTGCCTGAGAAAGCTCTCGGAATGCGAGAGTTTAAAGTTATGCAGCGGGGCATTGAAAAATCTAGCAATCCAGCTGCTTTTTCAACATCCGAAATTGCCCAATATAAAACGGCGTGGTCGCAGTCAGATGCACTGACGGCGATGCTTAACTGGTACCGAGCTATCCGAAAAGGCAGCTTTAAGCAACTGGCTGAATCAAAAATCAACGTACCGGTCCGAATTATTTGGGGAGTAGGCGATCAGTTTTTGTCACCCATGCTAGCAAAAGAGAGTATGTCTTTTTGTAAAGAAGTCAATTTGGCATTTGTCGGAGAAGCGACGCATTGGATTCAGCACGAACAACCAGAAATCGTCAATCACTTGATCGATCAGTTTATTAACGAATAA
- the tadA gene encoding tRNA adenosine(34) deaminase TadA, producing the protein MNGMEKDHFYMQLAIEEANKAAAKGEVPIGAVIVYNDEVIARAHNLRETTNNAVTHAELLAIQQACLHLDNWRLEDTKLYVTLEPCPMCAGAILQSRIPHIVYGARDAKAGCVDSLYRLLNDDRFNHQCQVTENVLADECGQLLTQFFRNLRELKKQKRKTQL; encoded by the coding sequence ATGAACGGAATGGAAAAAGATCATTTTTATATGCAATTGGCGATCGAAGAAGCCAATAAAGCAGCTGCCAAAGGCGAAGTTCCGATTGGCGCTGTGATCGTCTATAACGACGAAGTGATTGCACGAGCACATAATTTACGTGAAACGACAAACAACGCTGTCACACACGCTGAATTGTTAGCCATTCAACAAGCTTGTCTGCACCTCGATAATTGGCGACTTGAAGACACAAAGCTTTACGTTACGTTAGAGCCTTGTCCGATGTGTGCGGGTGCTATTTTACAATCCCGCATTCCCCATATTGTTTATGGAGCGCGTGATGCCAAAGCCGGCTGTGTCGATTCTTTATATCGGTTGCTAAACGATGATCGTTTTAATCATCAGTGCCAAGTAACCGAAAATGTGCTCGCTGACGAATGTGGTCAATTATTAACACAGTTTTTTCGGAATTTGCGAGAACTAAAAAAACAAAAACGGAAAACCCAACTATAA
- a CDS encoding YbaB/EbfC family nucleoid-associated protein, protein MRGGGNMQGMMKQMQKMQKEMAVAQEELGTLKFEGSAGGGMVKVTVSGHKEVLDIVLDPTVVDPEDVEMLQDLLVVATNEAFKKADEHANSTMGKFTKGLNLPACSRR, encoded by the coding sequence ATGCGCGGTGGAGGAAATATGCAAGGCATGATGAAACAAATGCAAAAAATGCAAAAAGAAATGGCAGTGGCTCAAGAAGAGCTTGGAACATTAAAGTTTGAAGGATCAGCAGGAGGCGGTATGGTCAAAGTTACTGTATCCGGTCATAAAGAAGTATTGGATATCGTTCTTGATCCAACAGTAGTGGACCCAGAAGATGTTGAAATGTTACAAGATCTTTTAGTTGTTGCGACAAACGAAGCGTTTAAAAAAGCGGATGAACATGCGAATTCCACAATGGGGAAATTCACGAAGGGCTTAAATCTCCCGGCATGTTCTAGGAGGTAA
- the guaB gene encoding IMP dehydrogenase, translated as MWESKFVKEGLTFDDVLLVPAHSEVLPKDIDLAVELTPTLKLKIPVISAGMDTVTEAKMAIAMARQGGLGIVHKNMSIEEQAEQVVTVKRSENGVITDPFFLTPEHQVYDAEHLMGKYRISGVPIVNNEDELKLVGIITNRDLRFIQDYSLKINDVMTKEQLVTAPVGTTLEDAEKILQQYKIEKLPIVDSEGVLKGLITIKDIEKVIEFPNAAKDSHGRLLVGAAVGVTSDTMKRVEKLVKASVDVVVLDTAHGHSEGVLGMVRQIRATYPELSIIAGNVATAEGTKALIEAGADVVKVGIGPGSICTTRVVAGVGVPQITAVYDCATEARKHGKAVIADGGIKYSGDIIKALAAGGHVVMLGSLLAGTTESPGDTEIFQGRRFKTYRGMGSIASMEKGSKDRYFQDDAKKLVPEGIEGRMPYKGPLSDTIHQLLGGIRAGMGYCGTKDLQVLREEAQFIRMTGAGLRESHPHDVQITKESPNYSI; from the coding sequence ATGTGGGAGTCAAAATTTGTAAAAGAAGGCTTAACGTTTGATGATGTATTACTTGTACCAGCTCATTCGGAGGTATTACCAAAAGACATTGATTTAGCAGTTGAATTAACACCAACTCTTAAATTGAAAATTCCAGTAATCAGTGCAGGCATGGATACCGTAACAGAAGCGAAGATGGCGATTGCTATGGCTCGTCAAGGCGGGCTAGGAATTGTTCATAAAAATATGAGTATTGAAGAACAAGCTGAACAGGTCGTGACTGTAAAACGCTCAGAGAACGGCGTAATTACAGATCCTTTCTTTTTGACTCCTGAACATCAAGTATATGATGCTGAACATTTAATGGGGAAATATCGAATTTCAGGTGTTCCAATTGTAAACAATGAAGATGAGCTAAAACTTGTCGGAATTATTACGAACCGTGATTTGCGCTTTATTCAAGATTACTCTTTGAAAATTAATGACGTAATGACTAAAGAGCAATTAGTTACTGCTCCGGTCGGAACAACATTAGAAGATGCTGAAAAGATTTTACAGCAATACAAGATTGAGAAATTACCAATCGTTGATAGCGAAGGCGTCTTAAAAGGATTAATCACAATTAAAGATATTGAAAAAGTGATTGAATTTCCGAATGCTGCAAAAGACAGCCATGGTCGCTTGCTCGTAGGTGCGGCTGTAGGTGTAACTTCAGATACAATGAAGCGTGTTGAGAAATTAGTAAAAGCTTCAGTAGACGTTGTGGTATTAGATACAGCTCATGGTCATTCAGAAGGCGTTTTAGGCATGGTTAGACAAATTCGTGCAACGTATCCGGAATTATCAATTATCGCTGGAAACGTAGCTACTGCTGAAGGCACAAAGGCATTGATCGAAGCTGGTGCGGATGTAGTTAAAGTTGGTATCGGACCTGGTTCTATTTGTACGACACGTGTCGTAGCAGGTGTTGGGGTTCCTCAAATAACAGCTGTGTATGACTGTGCAACAGAAGCTCGTAAACACGGCAAAGCAGTCATTGCTGATGGTGGAATCAAGTATTCTGGAGACATCATCAAAGCATTAGCAGCTGGTGGACATGTGGTCATGTTAGGTAGCTTGTTAGCTGGTACAACTGAGAGTCCTGGAGACACAGAAATTTTCCAAGGTCGTCGTTTTAAAACGTATCGTGGAATGGGATCAATTGCTTCGATGGAAAAAGGTTCGAAAGACCGTTATTTCCAAGACGATGCAAAAAAACTAGTTCCAGAAGGTATTGAAGGCCGCATGCCGTACAAAGGACCTTTATCTGATACGATTCACCAACTACTAGGTGGCATTCGTGCAGGAATGGGTTATTGCGGAACAAAAGATTTACAGGTTTTACGGGAAGAAGCACAATTCATTCGTATGACTGGAGCCGGCTTACGTGAAAGCCATCCTCACGATGTGCAAATCACAAAAGAATCTCCAAACTATTCGATTTAA
- a CDS encoding serine hydrolase produces the protein MEVFKQVRNLVNKGLLIALLAVFMITGITPQQVNAEESLTIMAEAAILVDAESGKILYEKNAEKPLGVASMTKMMTEYLLFEAIEEGKVAWDQEYQVTDYTYQISQDMRLSNVPFREDGSYTIKEMYEAMAIFSANAATIGIAETIAGTESEFVELMNEKAKEMGLEKTTFVNSTGLSNSSLMGMHPEGTKETDENIMPARAVAKLTKILLDDYPEVLETTKIPLKMFREGTSDETRMENWNSMLPGLIYEYEGVDGLKTGSTDFAGYSFAGTAKRDDTRFIAVVMGALDSEGAGSYKARFDATRVLFDYGFDEFTKEELIPAGYQFKEQGTLEVEKGVEEKVAIAVKEPVTMMIRTAEKELYQPELVLDDAVVENGKLEAEVEKDLVVGAIQFTKTEGTEYGYLSGNETNIEVATTESVKRANWVSLSFRSAGEFLSSLWDDAGTFVKELF, from the coding sequence ATGGAGGTATTTAAACAAGTGAGAAATTTGGTAAATAAAGGACTATTGATAGCGTTACTAGCTGTATTTATGATAACTGGAATTACTCCGCAACAAGTAAATGCTGAGGAGTCGTTAACGATAATGGCAGAAGCTGCAATTTTAGTAGACGCTGAAAGTGGTAAAATTTTATATGAAAAAAATGCTGAAAAACCTTTAGGGGTTGCCAGTATGACAAAAATGATGACCGAGTATTTATTGTTTGAAGCGATTGAAGAAGGCAAGGTTGCATGGGATCAGGAGTATCAAGTAACGGATTATACTTATCAAATTTCTCAAGACATGCGCTTGAGCAATGTACCGTTCCGCGAAGACGGATCTTATACGATTAAAGAAATGTATGAAGCAATGGCCATATTCTCTGCCAATGCTGCAACAATTGGCATTGCTGAAACCATTGCCGGCACAGAAAGTGAATTTGTTGAGCTAATGAATGAAAAAGCCAAAGAAATGGGCTTAGAAAAAACAACTTTCGTCAATTCAACGGGTCTTAGTAATTCAAGTTTGATGGGGATGCATCCAGAAGGTACGAAAGAAACAGATGAAAACATTATGCCAGCACGTGCAGTTGCTAAATTGACGAAAATTTTATTGGATGATTATCCAGAAGTATTAGAAACGACGAAAATTCCATTAAAAATGTTTCGTGAAGGCACGTCTGACGAAACTCGTATGGAAAACTGGAATTCAATGCTCCCAGGGTTGATTTATGAATACGAAGGTGTCGACGGATTAAAAACCGGCAGCACTGATTTTGCGGGGTATTCGTTTGCAGGAACAGCCAAACGTGACGATACACGGTTTATCGCAGTAGTAATGGGAGCCTTAGATAGCGAAGGAGCTGGGTCTTATAAAGCACGGTTTGATGCAACTCGTGTGTTATTCGACTACGGTTTTGATGAATTTACGAAAGAAGAGCTTATTCCTGCAGGCTATCAGTTTAAAGAACAAGGCACGTTAGAAGTTGAAAAAGGTGTAGAAGAAAAGGTTGCGATCGCAGTAAAAGAGCCTGTAACAATGATGATTCGGACAGCCGAAAAAGAATTGTACCAACCGGAACTAGTATTAGATGATGCGGTTGTTGAAAATGGCAAGTTAGAAGCTGAAGTAGAAAAAGATTTAGTCGTAGGAGCTATTCAGTTTACCAAAACCGAAGGAACGGAATATGGTTATTTAAGTGGTAATGAAACCAACATCGAAGTTGCCACAACTGAATCTGTAAAACGTGCAAACTGGGTATCTTTATCGTTCCGTAGTGCAGGAGAATTTTTGTCTTCTTTATGGGATGATGCGGGCACTTTTGTAAAAGAGTTATTTTAA
- a CDS encoding PLP-dependent aminotransferase family protein yields the protein MDMLMFQLQKQSQTPLYKQLYREIKKAIIEGKILVDTKLPSKRKLADYLQISQTTVELAYAQLVAEGFIESRPRKGFYAQPVEELAYLDMPHDEPVVEEPVSYKIDFNSGSIDTQSFPFLTWRKLTRDILDDSNHELLLSGHPQGDDVLRQEITRYLYQSRGVVCQPDQIVIGSGTEQLLPLLIRLLDKKLVYGYENPGYALTHSIFNHHDRQAIPIDLEQDGLNISQLEASVVDVAYVTPSHQFPSGSVLSATKRAQLLNWAAAKSERYIIEDDYDSEFRYTSQPIPALQSMDLSDRVIYISTFSKSLMPSLRLAYMVLPKRLLPAYQQTFRHYSSSVPRHDQHMVAKFMKDGHFARHLNRMRKLYQKKIKRLSLSLTPFAPAVTVSGEQAGMHIVLTIQTPLSESELVQRAKQVGIRVTGLQSYDVHKKDSDFPKIVLGFGGLAEEEIHTGITELMSCWEIQ from the coding sequence ATGGATATGCTGATGTTTCAGCTTCAAAAACAATCACAAACCCCTTTATATAAGCAGCTTTATCGTGAAATAAAAAAAGCCATTATCGAAGGTAAAATACTTGTCGACACTAAATTACCAAGTAAGCGAAAATTAGCCGACTACCTACAAATTAGTCAAACAACTGTAGAACTCGCTTACGCTCAACTAGTAGCTGAAGGATTTATAGAATCACGACCACGCAAAGGATTTTATGCCCAGCCGGTTGAAGAACTCGCCTATTTGGATATGCCGCATGATGAACCGGTTGTAGAAGAACCTGTTTCGTATAAAATAGATTTCAACTCTGGCAGTATTGATACGCAGTCTTTTCCTTTTTTAACTTGGCGGAAATTAACACGTGATATTTTAGATGATTCCAATCATGAATTATTATTATCTGGGCATCCTCAAGGAGATGACGTCTTACGTCAAGAAATCACTCGCTATTTGTATCAATCGCGTGGTGTGGTTTGTCAGCCAGATCAAATCGTCATTGGTTCAGGAACAGAACAATTATTGCCTTTATTGATTCGACTACTCGATAAAAAATTGGTTTATGGCTACGAAAACCCTGGTTACGCTCTAACACATAGCATTTTCAATCATCACGATCGTCAAGCAATTCCCATTGACTTAGAACAGGACGGATTGAATATTAGCCAACTAGAAGCATCTGTCGTGGATGTGGCTTATGTAACTCCTTCACACCAATTTCCATCCGGCTCCGTATTAAGTGCTACAAAACGGGCACAGCTACTGAACTGGGCAGCAGCGAAATCCGAACGGTATATTATTGAAGACGATTATGACAGTGAGTTCCGTTATACTAGTCAGCCTATCCCTGCTCTTCAAAGTATGGATTTGAGTGACCGCGTCATTTACATTAGTACTTTTTCTAAATCGCTTATGCCTTCTTTGCGCCTTGCTTATATGGTATTGCCTAAACGATTGTTGCCTGCGTATCAGCAGACATTTCGACATTACTCTTCGTCCGTACCGAGACACGATCAACACATGGTCGCCAAATTTATGAAAGATGGTCATTTCGCACGTCATTTGAATCGCATGCGTAAGTTATACCAAAAGAAAATAAAACGCCTTAGTTTATCTCTCACTCCATTTGCTCCAGCAGTAACAGTTTCTGGTGAACAAGCAGGGATGCATATTGTTTTGACTATCCAAACCCCATTGAGCGAAAGCGAATTGGTACAACGCGCAAAACAAGTTGGGATTCGCGTCACTGGCTTACAATCCTATGATGTTCACAAAAAAGACAGTGACTTCCCAAAAATTGTCCTTGGATTTGGTGGTTTGGCAGAAGAGGAAATTCATACGGGAATTACTGAATTGATGTCTTGTTGGGAAATTCAGTAA
- the pdxS gene encoding pyridoxal 5'-phosphate synthase lyase subunit PdxS has product MTEQGTDRVKRGMAEMQKGGVIMDVVNAEQARIAEAAGATAVMALERVPSDIRRDGGVARMADPRITEEVMKAVSIPVMAKARIGHIVEARILEAMGVDYIDESEVLTPADEEFHLLKNQYTVPFVCGCRNLGEAARRIGEGASMLRTKGEPGTGNIVEAVRHLRQVNAEIRKVVAMSEDELMTEARNLGASYEFLKEVKSLGRLPVVNFAAGGIATPADAALMMELGADGVFVGSGIFKSDNPERFARAIVEATTHYQDYKLIAELSKDLGIAMKGIEISTIAAGERMQERGW; this is encoded by the coding sequence ATGACTGAGCAAGGAACAGATCGTGTAAAAAGAGGAATGGCTGAAATGCAAAAAGGTGGCGTGATCATGGATGTGGTCAACGCAGAACAAGCACGTATTGCAGAAGCTGCAGGAGCTACTGCTGTTATGGCACTTGAACGAGTGCCTTCTGATATTCGTAGAGATGGCGGAGTCGCACGTATGGCAGATCCACGCATCACAGAAGAAGTAATGAAAGCAGTATCGATTCCAGTGATGGCAAAAGCACGTATTGGTCATATTGTAGAAGCTCGTATTTTAGAAGCGATGGGTGTCGATTATATTGATGAAAGCGAAGTGTTGACACCGGCCGATGAAGAGTTTCATTTATTGAAAAACCAATACACCGTTCCTTTTGTTTGTGGGTGTCGGAACTTAGGGGAAGCGGCTCGTCGAATTGGTGAAGGTGCTTCAATGCTACGGACAAAAGGCGAACCGGGCACAGGAAATATTGTTGAAGCCGTCCGTCATTTACGACAAGTAAATGCAGAAATCCGCAAAGTGGTCGCAATGAGCGAAGATGAATTAATGACAGAAGCACGTAACTTAGGAGCTTCTTATGAATTTTTAAAAGAAGTTAAAAGTTTAGGGCGTTTGCCAGTAGTTAATTTTGCAGCTGGCGGGATTGCTACACCTGCAGACGCAGCATTAATGATGGAATTAGGAGCAGATGGTGTGTTTGTTGGGTCTGGTATTTTCAAATCAGACAACCCAGAGCGATTTGCACGGGCGATTGTTGAAGCGACGACGCATTACCAAGATTACAAATTGATCGCTGAGTTATCAAAAGACCTTGGCATTGCGATGAAGGGCATTGAAATTTCAACCATTGCTGCAGGCGAACGTATGCAAGAGCGAGGCTGGTAA
- the serS gene encoding serine--tRNA ligase: MLDIRFVRANFEEVKAKLAKRGEDISVLDDFEGLDVKRRELIAQTEKLKAERNEASQNIAAMKRAKENADEAITKMREVGDQIKVIDEELKAVEESLNYIMMRVPNIPHDSVPFGDSEDDNEEIRTWGDKPAFDFEVKPHWDLGTDLNIIDFERAAKVTGSRFVFYRGLGARLERALINFMMDLHQEEHGYEEMLPPYMVNRESLTGTGQLPKFEEDAFLIEKEDYFLIPTSEVPVTNFYRDEILTADMLPQAFASYSSNFRSEAGSAGRDTRGLIRQHQFNKVELVRFVKPEDSYDELEKLTGHAEKVLQLLGLPYRVLKMCTADLGFTAAKKYDIEVWIPSQETYREISSCSNFEDFQARRANIKFRREATGKPEFVHTLNGSGLAIGRTVAALLENCQQKDGSINIPEVLQPYMGGKKTIG; the protein is encoded by the coding sequence ATGTTAGATATTCGTTTTGTACGTGCCAATTTTGAAGAAGTAAAAGCAAAACTTGCAAAGCGCGGAGAAGATATTTCTGTGCTTGATGATTTTGAAGGATTAGATGTAAAACGTCGTGAACTAATTGCACAAACAGAAAAATTAAAGGCAGAGCGTAACGAGGCATCTCAAAATATTGCAGCGATGAAACGTGCAAAAGAAAATGCGGACGAAGCCATTACAAAAATGCGTGAAGTCGGCGATCAAATTAAAGTGATTGATGAAGAGTTAAAAGCTGTAGAAGAAAGCTTAAACTATATTATGATGCGTGTTCCAAATATTCCGCATGATAGTGTTCCATTTGGCGATTCTGAAGATGATAATGAAGAAATTCGCACATGGGGCGATAAGCCAGCGTTTGATTTTGAAGTTAAGCCACATTGGGATTTGGGAACGGATTTAAACATCATTGATTTTGAACGTGCAGCGAAAGTAACAGGCAGCCGTTTTGTCTTTTACCGCGGACTAGGCGCTCGCTTAGAACGCGCATTGATCAATTTTATGATGGACCTTCACCAAGAAGAGCATGGTTATGAAGAAATGTTGCCGCCTTATATGGTTAACCGTGAGAGCTTAACGGGTACTGGTCAATTGCCGAAGTTTGAAGAAGATGCATTCTTGATCGAAAAAGAAGATTATTTCCTTATTCCAACTTCGGAAGTACCGGTAACCAACTTCTACCGTGATGAAATTTTAACGGCAGATATGTTGCCACAAGCCTTTGCTTCTTACAGCTCAAATTTCCGCTCTGAAGCGGGTTCTGCAGGCCGTGACACACGCGGGTTAATCAGACAACACCAATTCAATAAAGTCGAGCTAGTACGCTTTGTAAAGCCAGAGGATTCTTATGACGAACTTGAAAAATTGACTGGTCACGCGGAGAAAGTACTTCAGCTTTTAGGACTGCCATACCGCGTATTGAAGATGTGTACAGCTGATCTTGGATTTACAGCTGCAAAAAAATACGACATCGAAGTATGGATCCCGAGCCAAGAAACATACCGTGAAATATCTTCTTGCAGTAATTTTGAAGATTTCCAAGCAAGACGTGCCAATATTAAATTCCGTCGTGAAGCAACAGGTAAGCCAGAATTTGTCCATACATTAAACGGCAGTGGACTAGCCATTGGTCGTACTGTGGCAGCTTTGCTTGAAAACTGTCAGCAAAAAGACGGTTCAATCAACATTCCAGAAGTATTGCAGCCTTATATGGGTGGCAAAAAGACCATTGGATAA
- a CDS encoding YitT family protein, producing MKQHKKEKKLHFILRYIFIFIGATMAAAAIELFLVPNSIIDGGIIGISLILNYLTVIPFGVLIVAINLPFLYFGYKHIGRNFFISSIFAIVSLALIEIPMHHIEPFVDDPLLATVFGGLLLGVGVGLVIRNGGALDGTEILGILLTKKLPFSIGEFVMFFNVFIFGWAAFVLGLEQAMYSVLTYYIASKTIDVVIQGLDDTKAVLIVSEEYEEVGSAINDRLGRSFTKLHGQGGYLNTPKDVIYVVVTRLELTKLKQIVADVDSKAFLTIMATQEVHGATFKVPIH from the coding sequence ATGAAACAACACAAAAAAGAAAAGAAACTCCACTTTATTCTGCGGTATATCTTTATCTTTATAGGGGCAACAATGGCTGCAGCTGCGATTGAGTTGTTTTTAGTTCCTAACTCAATTATTGATGGGGGCATTATTGGGATTTCGTTAATATTGAACTATTTAACTGTTATTCCTTTTGGTGTGTTAATCGTAGCGATCAATTTACCATTCCTTTATTTTGGATATAAACATATCGGCCGGAACTTTTTCATTTCTTCTATTTTTGCGATTGTCTCATTAGCATTGATAGAAATTCCTATGCACCACATTGAACCTTTTGTAGATGACCCACTTTTAGCGACAGTCTTCGGCGGTTTGTTGCTCGGTGTTGGTGTTGGACTCGTTATTCGTAATGGTGGTGCACTGGATGGCACAGAAATTCTCGGAATTTTATTGACCAAAAAATTACCATTTTCAATCGGTGAATTTGTGATGTTTTTCAATGTCTTTATCTTTGGATGGGCTGCTTTTGTTCTCGGACTCGAGCAGGCAATGTATTCGGTTTTGACTTATTATATTGCCTCTAAAACCATTGACGTAGTCATACAAGGTCTTGATGATACGAAAGCGGTGTTGATCGTATCAGAAGAATACGAAGAAGTCGGATCTGCTATTAATGATCGCCTTGGTCGAAGTTTTACAAAACTCCATGGTCAAGGAGGCTATTTGAATACCCCTAAGGATGTTATTTACGTAGTCGTGACTCGTCTGGAGCTAACAAAACTCAAACAAATTGTTGCTGATGTTGATTCGAAAGCCTTTTTAACTATTATGGCCACCCAAGAAGTTCATGGTGCGACTTTTAAAGTACCTATTCATTGA
- a CDS encoding deoxynucleoside kinase, which yields MPVPFITVEGPIGVGKTSLTKALANQNQFQLLKEIVDENPFLNKFYEDIEEWSFQTEMFFLCNRYKQLADIQKKFISNHEPVVADYHIFKNLIFAKRTLPTAEYAKYEAIYKILTVDMPKPNMVIYLHASLDTLMKRIKLRGREFEQMITPEYMEQLAADYHEFIERFEREHPEIPVLRFNGDEIDFVQNNGDLQLILDKVDGTLQKRSLTL from the coding sequence ATGCCGGTTCCATTCATCACGGTAGAAGGTCCGATTGGTGTAGGTAAGACTTCGCTAACCAAAGCGCTCGCCAATCAAAATCAATTTCAGCTATTAAAAGAAATTGTTGACGAAAACCCGTTTTTAAATAAATTCTACGAAGATATAGAAGAGTGGAGCTTCCAGACAGAGATGTTCTTTTTATGCAATCGCTACAAGCAACTAGCCGATATCCAAAAAAAGTTCATTTCCAATCACGAACCTGTGGTTGCGGATTACCATATCTTTAAAAACCTTATTTTTGCGAAGCGTACCTTGCCAACGGCTGAATACGCTAAGTACGAAGCTATCTATAAAATTTTAACAGTAGATATGCCGAAGCCGAATATGGTGATTTACTTGCATGCAAGTCTAGATACGTTAATGAAACGCATCAAATTGCGTGGGCGTGAGTTTGAACAAATGATTACCCCAGAATACATGGAACAGTTAGCTGCTGATTATCATGAGTTTATCGAACGCTTTGAACGAGAGCATCCGGAAATTCCTGTTTTGCGTTTTAATGGGGATGAAATCGATTTTGTTCAAAACAATGGCGACTTGCAACTGATCTTGGACAAAGTAGACGGAACTTTACAGAAGAGGAGTTTGACCTTATGA